The DNA sequence CAGCGGTCATCGGCGGCGATGGTGGCATCCGTTTTGTCCTGACCCTGGTAGATGACCCGTTTATCCGCCACATAGGCTTCCATAGTACCGTAGCGGTCCAGGTGGTCCGGCATGATGGCGGTAAGTACGGCTGCCCGGGGCTTGAGGAGTGCGATGGGGTTTGCTCCGGCTGAACCGGGATGCAGCCGGCCTTTGAGGTCCCCAAGCTGCCAACTGGATAGTTCCAGGACCACATCGTCATCCGCGGTGAGGGTATCCAGAAAGGTGAGGGGCGAAACAGTGATGTTACCACCCAGATACGCCTTGCCGGGAAGCAAGCAGCGCTTCCGGGCCTGGTCCAGAACCCAGTGGATGGCCGATGAGGTACTGGATTTGCCCTTGGAACCGGTAACGGCGATGAGGCGGGCAGGGGAAGCGGCCAGGAACAGGGAGATATCCGTCTCGATGTGCGCAGATCCCCGATCCGCGGATCTTTGGTCCGATGCCGCCCGGAGGTAGGGGGAATCGGGGGGGACCCCGGGGTTTTTAATTATCATATCGGCGTTTTCAAAATCTTCTATATTGTGATGCCCCAAAACATAGCGGGCGGAGATGCCGGCGGCTTTGAGTTTTTCTATCGATGGGGTCAAAATTTTTTCGTCCCGCAAATCCGTTACGGTAAGCTTCGCTCCATGGGATGCCAGATACCGGGCGGATTCCAGACCGCCTCCGTGGAGGCCTAAACCCATTATCAGGACATTCATCCCCGTATATTCCACCGGAAACTCCTTTTCCTTGACCATTGCCCCCAGAGGGACTTCATAGTATAGTATCCCACATGGCGCCCCTTGAAATAGACACTCCGCGGCCTATTTTGGACGAATTCGGCAAACCGGTGAATTTCGGTTGGGCCCGATCTCCTGTTTTTAAATATGATAAAGATTTGCTTGGCCCTCCCTACGGGCGCATCACCGAATCGGAACGGTATATCATCTTTTCCCCTACCCATCTGCTGGTTTTTGAGATCCTGGACCATGGCTGGCTGGGACATATCAGCATATCCGTGGTATCCCTAAAGGATAAAAAACGATCCACCCAGCCTTTTATTATCCCCTTCCCCCTGGGGGGGTTTGATCTGCCGCAGGACAGTGAAACCGGTTCTGCCCGGATCCAGCGAAAAAAGTTTGTTATTGATTTTTCCGCCATGGAAGGGGGCAGCCGGATTATCAAGGTTGATATCCCCCGGTTTGGGCATCACCGGAGTTTGCGGGGAGTGGTGGTACTGACTCCGCCCCCGGAGGCCCAGTCTATCCTTACCTGTTCTCCCTGGCGGGGGGAAAAAAAGGCCTTCCGGTATTCCCGGCGCTCCCCCTGGTATGTAGCCGAAGGGGTGATGCAGTTCAGCAGTACGGAGATGGTATTTATCAAGGATAAAGCCTGGGGCATCTTCGACTGGAACCGCGGGTTCAGACCCCGTGCGGATACCCGTATATGGGCCTCTGCCTGCGGCTTAAACGAAGGCCGGCAGTTGGGCTTTAACGTTGGGTATAGTACCGCCGATTCCGGAGCGGGGACGGAAAATGCCTTTTTTCTGGATGGAAAGATGCATAAGTTGGACCAAGTGACCTTTCATATCCCCCCTTCGGACTGGCTTGAGCCCTGGCATTTCACCAGTAACGATGATCGCCTTGAAATGAGCTTTAAACCCCACCAGGAACGGTCCGATCGGAGTACCATGCTTCTTCATTCCCTCCGGCGCCGTCAGGTTTGCGGGTATTTTTCCGGGAAAGTGGTCCTTGATGATGGTTCAAAGCTTGAATTTCATGATATTACCGGCTTTGCGGAACGCCGGAGGACCCGTTTTTAAAGTTTCTTTCGTTTTTAAGTATTATTTGACAAATCCCATCGGCATGCTATACTCAAAGTAGGTTAGGAGGCTCATATGATTACTTTCATTTTATCAATTATCGCATTGATATTGGGGTATCTGGTTTATGGCAAGATAACTGAGAAAATTTTTGGCATCAAGGCTGACCGAAAAACACCGGCCGTAGCGATTGCCGATGGGGTCGACTTTGTAGGGATGGACTGGAAAAAGGTGCTCCTTATCCAGTTCCTCAACATCGCCGGTACCGGGCCGATTTTCGGCGCTATTGCGGGCGCCATGTTTGGTCCGGCAGCTTTCATGTGGATTGTGTTCGGCTGTATTTTTGCCGGCGCGGTGCACGACTTTACCGTTGGTATGCTGTCCGTCCGCAATGATGGGGCTTCTATTTCTGAAATTGTCGGTAAGTACCTGGGTAAAACACCGCGGTATATTATGCGCGTGTTTTCGGTGGTGTTGTTGATTTTTGTGGGCGCGGTATTCGTAACCACCCCCGCGCAGGTTATCAATACCCTGGTGAGAATGAAAGACCCGAATGCGAATGTCTATACCCTCTGTTTGGTGATCATCATTACGTATTATGTCCTGGCGACTATCCTGCCCATCGACAAGCTTATCGGTAGGATTTACCCGATTTTCGGGGCCGCGCTCATCATCATGGGTGTGGGCATCGTCGTTATGCTGTTCATTAGGGGAGAGATGACGCAGGTACCGGAGTTTGCGTTTCAAAACCTGAACCCCGCCCGTGCGCAGGGTGCGATCATGTCCCACGTATTCCCGTTCCTGTTTATTTCGATTGCCTGCGGAGCGATTTCCGGCTTCCATGCCACGCAGTCTCCGCTTATGGCGCGCTGTCTCAGAAACGAGAAGGAAGGCAGAAAGGTTTTCTACGGCGCCATGATACTTGAAGGCATCATCGCCATGATTTGGGCTGCCGCTGCTATGGGGCACTGGAACGGTATTGCCGGTCTTGCGGGCGCCATGAAAGACCTTGGCGGCGCCGCCGGTATCGTTACCAAATCGTCCACCGACCTCATGGGTTGGGTTGGGGGCGCGCTCGCCGTGCTGGGTGTGGTTGCCTGCCCGATTACCTCTGGGGATACGGCGTTCCGCAGTGCGCGGCTCACCATTGCTGATTCCCTGAAGTATGACCAAAAGCCGCTTAAGAACCGCTTCGTCATTGCTATTCCGTTGTTCGTTGTTGGTATTGCCCTCGTGTTATTTGCTATCAAGAGCGCGGCGAACTTCAATACTCTCTGGCGCTATTTCTCGTGGTCAAACCAGACCCTGGCAACGATTGCGTTGTGGGCGGTGTCTGCGTACCTTGCCAAGACCGGCAAGATCTACTGGCTGACGCTCATTCCGGCAACGTTCATGACCGCGGTGGTGACAAGCTACTTCTTTGCGGCGAATGAGTGTCTCGGACCGGCGCTTACCAAAGCGCTTGGCAGCTCAGACGCCACGTATACCGTGAGCCTTATTATTGGGCTTGCCCTTGCCATCGTGTTGTTTGCCCTGTTTATCCCCCTTATCGCGGTTAAACAGAAGAACAGTATCAAGGACTAAAAACCAGAGGCCGTCCCCGCAAAGGGCGGCCTTTGTCTCTTATCCGTACCCTTCCTTTTTTGCCGGTTTTTTGGTATCCTCTGGAGTATTATGGCAGACACCCGGTATATTCGTAACTTTTGTATTATCGCCCATATTGATCACGGTAAATCCACCCTGGCGGATAGGCTCATCCAAAAAGCCCATCTGGTGGAGGATCGGGATTTTCAGGATCAGATCCTGGACAACATGGATATTGAGCGGGAACGGGGGATCACCATAAAAAGCCAGGCGGTAACGATTCCCTATACCGCTAAGGATGGCCGGGAGTACGAGCTTAATCTGGTAGATACCCCCGGACATGTGGACTTTACCTACGAAGTATCCCGGGCTATTAACTCCTGCGAGGGGGCCCTGCTGCTGGTGGATGCCACCCAGGGCGTACAGGCCCAGACCTTGTCCAATATGTATCTGGCCCTGGAGCACAGCTTAGAGATACTGCCGGTGATCAACAAGATCGACATGATTGCTGCGGATATACCGGGTACAAAAAAACAGATAGAACACGACCTGGGGCTCAGCGCCGAAGACGCGCTCCTGGTTTCCGCCCGGCAGGGAACCGGTGTGGATGAACTTTTCGAGGCCATCGTGGAGCGGGTCCCCGCCCCAAGCGGTGACCCCACAGCGCCGCTGCGCGCCCTTATCTTTGACTGCCACTACGATCCCTACCGCGGGGTAGTGGTCCACCTGCGCCTCTTTGACGGAACCCTTAAGCGGGGCATGAAGATTCGGTTTATGTACAACAATTCCGAGTATGAGGTGGAAAACCTGGGGGTCTTCAAGATCGCCCTGGTGGAACAGGAGGAGTTAAGCGCCGGGGCGGTGGG is a window from the Treponema primitia ZAS-1 genome containing:
- a CDS encoding DUF2804 domain-containing protein; this translates as MAPLEIDTPRPILDEFGKPVNFGWARSPVFKYDKDLLGPPYGRITESERYIIFSPTHLLVFEILDHGWLGHISISVVSLKDKKRSTQPFIIPFPLGGFDLPQDSETGSARIQRKKFVIDFSAMEGGSRIIKVDIPRFGHHRSLRGVVVLTPPPEAQSILTCSPWRGEKKAFRYSRRSPWYVAEGVMQFSSTEMVFIKDKAWGIFDWNRGFRPRADTRIWASACGLNEGRQLGFNVGYSTADSGAGTENAFFLDGKMHKLDQVTFHIPPSDWLEPWHFTSNDDRLEMSFKPHQERSDRSTMLLHSLRRRQVCGYFSGKVVLDDGSKLEFHDITGFAERRRTRF
- the murD gene encoding UDP-N-acetylmuramoyl-L-alanine--D-glutamate ligase, whose product is MVKEKEFPVEYTGMNVLIMGLGLHGGGLESARYLASHGAKLTVTDLRDEKILTPSIEKLKAAGISARYVLGHHNIEDFENADMIIKNPGVPPDSPYLRAASDQRSADRGSAHIETDISLFLAASPARLIAVTGSKGKSSTSSAIHWVLDQARKRCLLPGKAYLGGNITVSPLTFLDTLTADDDVVLELSSWQLGDLKGRLHPGSAGANPIALLKPRAAVLTAIMPDHLDRYGTMEAYVADKRVIYQGQDKTDATIAADDRWGQSFLAETPGRPMVYGEKPLPEGTAGGWVESPGGRGLAQLAAKLPAQPASGEIIELVPAKLLVPGSHQKKNLLAAGLALLDLGLPADFIRESLGSFPGIEHRLEFFHESRGIRFYNDTAATIPEAAAAAVEAFDQPVILVSGGTDKNLDFSCLVKAAANAKAVILLAGTGSEKLRRLLDQAAIPYRGPWDSVDGAVHSALETAAAGDVVVLSPGCASFGMFLNEFDRGHKWKDAVLRLA
- a CDS encoding carbon starvation protein A; amino-acid sequence: MITFILSIIALILGYLVYGKITEKIFGIKADRKTPAVAIADGVDFVGMDWKKVLLIQFLNIAGTGPIFGAIAGAMFGPAAFMWIVFGCIFAGAVHDFTVGMLSVRNDGASISEIVGKYLGKTPRYIMRVFSVVLLIFVGAVFVTTPAQVINTLVRMKDPNANVYTLCLVIIITYYVLATILPIDKLIGRIYPIFGAALIIMGVGIVVMLFIRGEMTQVPEFAFQNLNPARAQGAIMSHVFPFLFISIACGAISGFHATQSPLMARCLRNEKEGRKVFYGAMILEGIIAMIWAAAAMGHWNGIAGLAGAMKDLGGAAGIVTKSSTDLMGWVGGALAVLGVVACPITSGDTAFRSARLTIADSLKYDQKPLKNRFVIAIPLFVVGIALVLFAIKSAANFNTLWRYFSWSNQTLATIALWAVSAYLAKTGKIYWLTLIPATFMTAVVTSYFFAANECLGPALTKALGSSDATYTVSLIIGLALAIVLFALFIPLIAVKQKNSIKD